The following coding sequences are from one Seonamhaeicola sp. ML3 window:
- a CDS encoding acyl transferase, whose protein sequence is MIDANSIFEIKTENQFESKALEVFKFQFENNRVYRSFCDLINKTPSEVNAIDKIPFLPIQFFKTHDILSSKKTVQTTFTSSGTTGSITSKHHITDLSIYEQSFGKCFEQFYGNIKDYVVLALLPSYLERQGSSLIYMANTLIEESKHNESGFYLNNLNELKQTLVKLNSKGQKVLLIGVSFALLDLVEKFQFNLKNTIVMETGGMKGRRKELIREELHVILKKRFGINSVHSEYGMTELLSQAYSKEKGIFHCPPWMRVLTRDTEDPLSIQSPKKSGGLNIIDFANINSCAFIATQDLGRVHSDGSFEVIGRFDHSDIRGCNLMAL, encoded by the coding sequence ATGATAGACGCTAATTCCATTTTCGAAATAAAGACTGAAAATCAATTTGAATCCAAGGCACTAGAGGTATTTAAATTTCAATTTGAAAACAATAGGGTATATCGTTCCTTTTGTGACCTCATTAACAAAACGCCTAGTGAGGTTAACGCTATAGATAAGATACCTTTTTTACCCATCCAGTTTTTTAAAACACACGACATTCTGAGTTCAAAAAAAACTGTTCAAACTACCTTTACCAGTTCAGGGACTACTGGAAGTATTACTAGCAAACACCATATAACCGACTTAAGTATTTATGAACAGAGTTTTGGTAAATGTTTCGAGCAATTTTACGGCAATATTAAAGATTATGTAGTTCTAGCCTTGTTACCTTCTTACTTAGAACGCCAAGGGTCTTCTTTAATTTACATGGCAAATACTTTAATTGAAGAGTCTAAACATAATGAAAGCGGATTCTACCTCAACAACCTTAATGAATTAAAACAGACGCTAGTAAAATTAAATTCTAAAGGACAAAAAGTCTTACTCATTGGTGTTTCTTTTGCACTTTTGGATTTGGTGGAAAAATTTCAATTCAATCTTAAAAACACCATCGTCATGGAAACTGGTGGCATGAAAGGAAGAAGGAAAGAATTGATTAGAGAAGAACTCCACGTAATACTAAAAAAGAGGTTTGGGATTAATTCTGTTCATAGCGAATATGGTATGACAGAGCTTCTAAGCCAAGCCTACTCTAAAGAAAAAGGCATTTTTCACTGTCCGCCATGGATGCGTGTTCTTACCCGCGACACTGAAGATCCGCTTTCCATTCAAAGCCCAAAAAAATCAGGAGGCTTAAATATCATAGATTTTGCCAACATAAATTCATGTGCCTTTATCGCCACTCAAGATTTAGGTAGAGTACACAGTGATGGTTCCTTTGAGGTTATTGGTCGTTTTGACCATTCTGATATTCGAGGGTGCAACCTCATGGCTCTATAA
- a CDS encoding response regulator transcription factor gives MKKKDIKILLVDDEPDILEIVGYNLSSEGYKVITAENGFEGVKKAKKELPQLIILDVMMPEMDGIEACELMRKTPDLKNTIITFLTARGEDYSQVAGFDAGADDYITKPIKPKVLISKVKALLRRYKEEEVSETVKIGSLVINKDEYKVTSKGKDIILPRKEFELLSLLASKPGKVFKRDEILDTVWGNEVVVGGRTIDVHIRKLREKLGDDSFKTIKGVGYKFVD, from the coding sequence ATGAAGAAAAAAGATATAAAAATACTTTTGGTTGATGATGAGCCAGATATCTTGGAAATTGTTGGTTATAATTTATCTAGTGAAGGATATAAAGTTATAACTGCCGAAAATGGTTTTGAGGGTGTAAAAAAAGCAAAAAAAGAACTCCCCCAGTTAATCATATTAGATGTTATGATGCCAGAGATGGATGGTATTGAAGCCTGTGAATTAATGCGCAAAACTCCCGATTTAAAAAATACAATAATTACGTTTTTAACTGCTAGAGGTGAAGATTACTCGCAAGTTGCGGGTTTTGATGCTGGAGCAGACGATTATATTACTAAACCCATAAAACCTAAGGTTTTAATTAGCAAAGTTAAGGCGCTTCTTAGGCGTTATAAAGAAGAAGAGGTGTCCGAAACGGTTAAAATTGGAAGTTTGGTAATTAACAAAGATGAATACAAAGTAACCTCAAAAGGAAAAGATATTATCTTACCAAGAAAAGAATTTGAATTACTATCTTTATTGGCATCTAAGCCAGGAAAAGTTTTTAAGCGCGATGAAATCCTAGATACCGTTTGGGGTAATGAGGTTGTTGTGGGTGGAAGAACCATAGATGTTCACATTCGTAAATTACGTGAAAAACTAGGAGACGATAGTTTTAAAACCATAAAAGGCGTAGGATACAAGTTTGTTGATTAG
- a CDS encoding T9SS type A sorting domain-containing protein, with amino-acid sequence MKKLYLSVIFILILLCNSSLSAQNFREQPSQEVIEELSIFPNPVIGSTFVTISSKKNLPKTITFFNVLGKEMYKTRLFGKRLEISNLNKGVYILKITEGSISETRKLVIK; translated from the coding sequence ATGAAGAAACTTTACTTGTCAGTTATTTTCATTCTAATTCTCTTGTGCAATTCATCTCTGAGTGCTCAAAACTTTCGTGAGCAACCATCACAAGAAGTCATAGAGGAACTGTCTATATTCCCCAATCCTGTTATTGGAAGTACATTTGTAACTATATCGTCCAAAAAAAACCTCCCAAAAACTATAACATTTTTTAATGTTTTGGGAAAAGAAATGTACAAAACAAGATTATTTGGTAAAAGGCTTGAGATTTCTAATTTGAACAAAGGCGTTTACATCTTGAAAATCACCGAAGGTAGCATAAGCGAAACCCGAAAACTGGTAATAAAATAA
- the tyrS gene encoding tyrosine--tRNA ligase: protein MIKNFVEELTWRGMIHTVMPGAEEHLMEGMKSAYIGFDPTADSLHIGNLVPIMILAHYQRCGHKPVALVGGATGMIGDPSGKSNERNLLDEKTLRHNQEAIKGQLAHFLDFESDADNAAVLVNNYDWMKDFSFLEFIRDVGKHITVNYMMAKDSVKNRISAEASEGMSFTEFTYQLVQGYDFLHLYREANCSVQMGGSDQWGNITTGTELIRRIAGGKGYAITCPLITKSDGSKFGKSEGGNVWLDPKRTSSYKFYQYWLNSSDEDAEKYIKIFTFLTEDEINSLIEEHKQAPHLRVLQKRLAEEITKMVHSEEDLGNAIKASNILFGRSTGEDLKGLDEQTFLDVFDGVPQTEISTSDFNNGLDMIAALAEKGGFLKSNGEARRALKENSISVNKEKVKEDYIISEKDLINGKFVLLQRGKKNYFLLSVV from the coding sequence ATGATAAAGAATTTTGTAGAAGAACTAACTTGGAGAGGAATGATTCATACTGTAATGCCAGGAGCCGAAGAGCATTTAATGGAAGGTATGAAAAGTGCTTATATAGGTTTTGATCCAACCGCAGATTCTTTGCATATTGGTAATTTGGTTCCAATCATGATTTTAGCTCACTATCAAAGATGCGGACATAAACCTGTGGCTTTAGTAGGTGGGGCGACAGGTATGATTGGTGATCCATCTGGAAAATCTAATGAGCGTAACTTGCTTGATGAAAAAACGCTTCGTCATAACCAGGAGGCCATTAAAGGACAGTTGGCACATTTTTTAGATTTTGAGAGTGATGCTGATAATGCTGCAGTTTTAGTGAATAATTACGATTGGATGAAAGATTTTTCTTTTTTGGAATTCATCCGTGATGTAGGTAAGCATATCACCGTTAATTACATGATGGCCAAAGATTCTGTTAAGAATAGAATTTCTGCCGAAGCCTCAGAGGGTATGAGTTTTACAGAGTTTACCTATCAATTGGTGCAGGGATACGATTTCCTTCATTTATATAGAGAGGCCAACTGTTCTGTGCAAATGGGAGGTAGTGATCAATGGGGTAACATCACCACGGGAACAGAATTGATTAGACGAATAGCTGGTGGTAAAGGGTATGCTATTACTTGCCCTTTAATTACGAAATCCGATGGGTCTAAATTCGGAAAATCTGAAGGCGGAAATGTTTGGTTGGATCCAAAAAGAACTTCATCTTATAAGTTTTACCAGTATTGGTTAAATTCTTCTGATGAGGATGCAGAAAAGTATATTAAGATTTTTACGTTTTTAACCGAAGATGAAATTAATAGCTTAATTGAAGAGCACAAACAAGCGCCTCATCTAAGAGTATTGCAAAAGCGTTTGGCTGAAGAAATCACCAAAATGGTACATTCTGAAGAAGATTTAGGTAATGCGATAAAGGCGAGTAATATATTGTTTGGAAGATCTACAGGAGAGGATTTAAAAGGGTTAGACGAACAAACTTTTTTAGATGTTTTTGATGGGGTCCCTCAAACCGAAATTTCAACTTCAGATTTCAATAATGGTTTGGATATGATTGCAGCTCTTGCTGAAAAAGGCGGATTCTTAAAATCTAATGGAGAAGCAAGGCGCGCCCTTAAAGAAAATTCTATTTCGGTTAATAAAGAAAAAGTAAAAGAGGACTACATCATAAGTGAAAAGGATTTGATTAATGGTAAGTTCGTGCTTTTACAAAGAGGAAAAAAGAATTATTTCCTACTAAGCGTTGTTTAA
- a CDS encoding NAD-dependent epimerase/dehydratase family protein, producing MILVTGGTGLVGAHLLYRLANKDNHVRAIYRNERKIEHVKNVFSCYSENYHDVFKKIEWVKADILDIPALTDVFKDIEYVYHCAAFVSFEPDKYLILRKTNIEGTANVVNLCCTNNIKKLCYVSSIATLGESLNESPINEETIWNAEADNSVYAITKYGAEIEVWRASQEGLDVVVVNPGVIIGAGIWKYGSGSLFRKAAKGLKHYTNGSIGLVSVIDVVDIMVDLMLSPIVNERFVLVAENWSYKRFFSALSKAVGKNPPKHLAKPLLLKFAWKIDWLKTKLTGKRRRITKHIVSSISTKKNYSSDKVKKTLNYSFKPIEESIIEVGAIYLKQDR from the coding sequence ATGATACTAGTTACCGGCGGAACAGGATTGGTGGGAGCACATTTACTTTACAGACTTGCGAATAAAGACAATCATGTAAGAGCTATATACAGAAACGAACGTAAAATAGAACATGTAAAAAATGTATTTTCTTGTTATTCCGAAAACTATCATGATGTCTTCAAAAAAATAGAATGGGTAAAGGCCGATATACTTGACATCCCTGCATTGACTGATGTCTTTAAGGACATAGAATATGTATACCACTGCGCTGCGTTTGTATCTTTCGAACCCGACAAATATCTAATTTTAAGAAAAACCAATATTGAAGGAACAGCCAATGTGGTGAATCTCTGTTGTACCAATAACATAAAAAAACTTTGCTATGTAAGCTCTATAGCTACGCTAGGTGAGAGTTTAAATGAATCTCCAATTAATGAGGAAACTATTTGGAACGCTGAAGCAGACAATAGTGTATATGCCATCACTAAATATGGTGCCGAAATTGAAGTTTGGCGTGCCTCGCAGGAAGGATTGGATGTGGTGGTGGTTAATCCTGGTGTAATTATAGGGGCTGGTATATGGAAATACGGTTCCGGAAGTTTATTTAGAAAAGCAGCTAAAGGCCTAAAACACTATACTAATGGAAGCATAGGCTTGGTCTCAGTAATTGATGTAGTTGATATCATGGTAGATTTAATGCTAAGTCCAATCGTTAACGAACGTTTTGTTTTGGTCGCCGAAAACTGGTCTTATAAACGTTTTTTCAGTGCGCTTTCAAAGGCTGTAGGCAAAAACCCTCCGAAGCACCTTGCTAAACCTCTACTTTTGAAATTTGCTTGGAAAATAGATTGGCTTAAAACGAAACTTACTGGAAAAAGAAGGCGAATAACAAAACATATCGTTAGCTCCATTTCCACAAAGAAAAACTACAGTAGCGACAAAGTAAAAAAAACGCTTAATTACAGTTTTAAACCTATAGAAGAAAGCATTATAGAAGTCGGAGCTATTTATCTGAAACAGGATCGATAA